One region of Balneolaceae bacterium genomic DNA includes:
- a CDS encoding DUF1801 domain-containing protein: MSTNKSKTIDDYINTFPKDVQRKLQKIRKTIQKAIPEANEEMKWNRPAFVDGRILVMFGGFKNHIGFYSTPSTLEEFEDELKSYRTGSGSIQFPYNEPLPTELITKITQYRDWESKKKGVNWKS, from the coding sequence ATGTCAACAAATAAATCAAAAACAATTGATGATTATATAAACACTTTTCCGAAAGATGTTCAGAGAAAATTGCAGAAAATCCGGAAAACAATCCAGAAAGCAATTCCAGAAGCCAATGAGGAGATGAAATGGAACCGGCCGGCTTTTGTAGATGGCAGAATTTTAGTGATGTTCGGAGGGTTCAAAAATCACATTGGGTTTTACTCTACACCCAGTACCCTGGAAGAGTTTGAAGACGAACTAAAGAGTTATAGAACAGGGTCAGGCTCTATTCAATTTCCATATAATGAGCCGCTTCCAACCGAGCTGATCACCAAAATTACCCAATACCGGGACTGGGAAAGCAAAAAGAAAGGCGTGAACTGGAAATCTTAG
- a CDS encoding glycosyltransferase, translating to MFYSIIIPVYNRPVEIYELLESLTKQTYTNFEVLIIEDGSQKTSEDVVKKFSELLDITYYYKENSGQGFSRNYGFERADGDYFVVFDSDCIIPEHYFEAVNEFLAQHSVDAWGGPDRAHPSFSPLQKAINFSMTSFLTTGGIRGLKKNLGGFHPRSFNMGISREVYAKTGGYKITRMGEDLEFSIRIIKHGFKSVLIENAYVYHKRRTNLRQFFWQLHFFGRARINIRRFYPNEVKPVHLFPTLFFIGLILSILFLVMDMNILNQFYLLYVLYAALLFISSLIQEKNILIALLSIITSFTQLSAYAIGFLSELWNDVKESEI from the coding sequence ATGTTCTACTCCATTATTATACCGGTGTACAACCGACCGGTTGAAATTTATGAGCTTCTTGAGAGTCTGACTAAACAAACCTACACAAATTTTGAAGTTCTAATCATAGAGGATGGTTCCCAAAAAACTTCTGAAGATGTAGTTAAGAAATTTTCTGAATTATTGGACATCACGTATTACTATAAAGAAAACAGCGGACAGGGATTTTCAAGAAACTACGGATTTGAGAGAGCGGATGGCGATTATTTTGTAGTATTTGATTCAGACTGCATCATTCCGGAACATTATTTTGAAGCTGTAAATGAATTTTTGGCCCAACACTCTGTTGATGCCTGGGGCGGGCCTGATCGGGCTCATCCATCATTCTCACCTCTTCAAAAGGCCATCAATTTCAGTATGACCTCATTCCTGACAACAGGTGGAATACGCGGCTTAAAAAAGAACCTGGGAGGCTTCCACCCTCGAAGTTTTAATATGGGAATCAGCCGCGAGGTTTATGCAAAAACAGGCGGATACAAGATTACCCGAATGGGTGAAGATTTAGAGTTTAGCATTCGGATTATTAAACATGGATTTAAATCAGTTCTTATTGAAAATGCTTATGTCTACCATAAACGGAGAACAAATTTGCGTCAGTTTTTCTGGCAACTTCACTTTTTTGGGCGGGCTCGCATAAATATCCGAAGATTTTACCCCAATGAGGTAAAACCGGTCCACCTCTTCCCTACTTTGTTCTTTATTGGACTGATTCTCTCAATACTGTTCCTGGTTATGGATATGAATATTTTAAACCAGTTTTATCTGCTGTATGTACTCTACGCTGCTCTGCTTTTTATTAGTTCATTGATCCAGGAAAAAAATATCTTAATTGCCCTTCTATCGATTATCACGTCATTTACCCAACTTTCTGCTTATGCAATTGGATTCCTCTCCGAGCTGTGGAACGATGTAAAAGAATCTGAAATTTAA
- a CDS encoding ATP-dependent Clp protease ATP-binding subunit: MNELKNYFTRYRKKLVTTNLLGPTMEGNFSSKVRDVIQFSREEALRLGHDYIGTEHLILGIVRLGDGVAIRILKNLNCDLFKLKKTIEDTVRGTGGTVTVGNIPLTKQAEKVLRITYLEAKLYKSDTIGTEHLLLSLLRDEENIAAQILQQFSVSYDAVREELDMIISGNTRDTDQSDTRTASSSTPPSSSKGSQSSGSSREKKMEKSKTPVLDNFGRDLTQLAEDGKLDPIIGREKEIERVAQVLSRRKKNNPVLIGEPGVGKTAIAEGLATRINERKVSRVLYDKRVIALDLAALVAGTKYRGQFEERMKAVMGELEKTENVILFIDELHTIVGAGGASGSLDASNMLKPALARGEVQAIGATTLNEYRQFIEKDGALERRFQKIMVDPTTIEETLEILIQIKGKYEKHHSVRYEKDAIEACVKLTDRYVTDHFLPDKAIDALDEAGARVHLSNITVPDHILELEDEIEKTSQEKNSMVKKQRFEEAARLRDTEKRLIEELDQAQKEWEKESEHIVYDVTDEDVASVVAMMSGVPVNKISQKEGQKLLKMKEELGKSIVGQDEAIIKLTKAIQRTRAGLKDPARPIGSFIFLGPTGVGKTEMAKVLAKYLFDKDEALIRIDMSEYMEKFSVSRLVGAPPGYVGYEEGGILTEKVRRKPYSVVLLDEIEKAHPDVFNILLQILDDGILTDSLGRKVDFRNTIIIMTSNIGARDIRNMGKGIGFSTGEGEFDYAQMKSTIQDALKKVFNPEFLNRIDDVLTFRPLERKDIFKIIDILSDELFDRIRNLGYELELTKGAKEFITDKGFDQKYGARPLRRAIQKYVEDPLAEELLGVDHPEGSLIKIKMNKSRDGLAFDWTDPETPVAENTSEDDEQSSPSEESEQEAKA, from the coding sequence GTGAATGAACTAAAAAACTACTTCACTCGTTACCGTAAAAAATTAGTAACGACAAATCTTTTAGGTCCCACTATGGAGGGTAATTTTTCAAGTAAAGTTCGTGATGTAATTCAATTCAGCCGAGAAGAGGCGCTCCGGTTAGGCCACGATTATATTGGCACCGAGCATCTCATCTTAGGAATTGTTCGATTAGGCGACGGTGTTGCCATTCGAATACTGAAAAATTTGAATTGCGATCTATTTAAGCTCAAAAAAACTATTGAAGACACAGTCCGGGGTACCGGAGGTACGGTTACTGTGGGAAATATTCCTCTCACAAAACAGGCTGAAAAAGTACTTCGTATCACTTACCTCGAAGCAAAATTGTACAAAAGCGATACAATAGGTACAGAACATCTTCTGTTATCTCTCCTGAGGGATGAAGAAAATATAGCTGCTCAAATTTTACAGCAGTTTAGTGTGTCGTACGATGCTGTACGTGAAGAACTTGACATGATTATTTCCGGCAACACCCGGGATACAGATCAGTCTGACACCCGAACCGCAAGTTCTTCTACGCCGCCATCGTCATCTAAAGGTTCACAATCATCCGGTAGTTCACGAGAAAAGAAAATGGAAAAGTCAAAAACACCAGTATTAGACAATTTTGGCAGAGACCTTACTCAGCTTGCTGAGGATGGTAAGCTCGATCCGATTATTGGAAGAGAAAAAGAAATTGAGCGGGTGGCCCAGGTGCTGAGTCGCCGCAAGAAGAATAACCCTGTTCTTATTGGTGAACCGGGAGTTGGAAAAACCGCAATAGCCGAAGGTTTGGCAACCAGAATTAATGAGCGAAAAGTTTCGCGAGTTCTCTATGACAAGCGTGTGATTGCGCTTGATCTTGCTGCACTTGTGGCGGGAACTAAATACCGCGGCCAGTTCGAGGAGCGAATGAAAGCGGTTATGGGAGAATTGGAGAAGACAGAGAATGTTATTCTCTTTATCGACGAACTTCATACCATTGTAGGAGCCGGTGGAGCCAGTGGGTCATTAGATGCATCTAATATGTTAAAACCTGCTCTCGCACGCGGCGAAGTTCAGGCAATAGGTGCAACCACACTGAATGAATATCGGCAGTTTATTGAGAAAGATGGTGCATTGGAAAGACGTTTCCAGAAAATTATGGTTGATCCAACCACTATCGAAGAGACCCTTGAAATTTTAATTCAAATTAAAGGGAAGTACGAGAAGCACCACAGTGTTCGATATGAAAAAGATGCGATTGAAGCATGTGTGAAATTGACGGACCGATATGTGACCGATCACTTTCTCCCCGACAAGGCGATTGATGCTCTTGATGAAGCTGGTGCTCGTGTTCACTTATCAAATATTACAGTTCCCGATCACATTCTGGAGCTGGAAGATGAGATTGAAAAAACGAGCCAGGAAAAAAATTCTATGGTCAAAAAGCAGCGATTTGAAGAAGCTGCACGTCTCCGTGATACGGAAAAAAGGTTGATCGAAGAGTTAGATCAGGCTCAAAAAGAGTGGGAAAAAGAATCTGAACACATTGTTTATGATGTAACGGATGAAGATGTTGCATCGGTTGTTGCAATGATGAGCGGTGTTCCTGTTAACAAAATCAGCCAGAAAGAGGGACAAAAGCTCTTGAAGATGAAAGAAGAGCTTGGCAAAAGTATTGTTGGCCAGGACGAAGCGATCATTAAACTTACCAAAGCAATTCAGAGAACACGCGCTGGTTTAAAAGATCCGGCACGTCCTATCGGTTCATTTATTTTCCTCGGCCCTACCGGTGTAGGTAAAACCGAAATGGCTAAAGTACTTGCCAAATACCTGTTTGATAAGGATGAAGCCCTCATCCGAATTGATATGAGTGAGTACATGGAAAAATTCAGTGTATCACGTCTTGTAGGTGCGCCTCCCGGTTATGTTGGTTACGAGGAAGGTGGAATTCTGACCGAGAAAGTTCGGAGAAAACCGTATAGTGTAGTTCTTCTCGATGAGATTGAGAAGGCTCACCCGGATGTGTTTAATATTTTGTTACAGATCCTGGATGATGGAATTCTGACTGACAGCCTTGGCAGAAAAGTCGATTTCAGAAACACCATTATCATCATGACGTCTAACATTGGCGCACGTGATATTCGAAATATGGGCAAAGGAATTGGTTTCTCCACAGGAGAAGGAGAATTTGATTACGCTCAGATGAAATCGACCATTCAGGACGCTCTTAAAAAAGTTTTCAACCCTGAGTTTCTGAACAGGATTGACGATGTCCTCACGTTCAGGCCTCTCGAAAGGAAGGATATCTTCAAAATTATCGATATTCTTTCTGATGAGCTGTTCGACAGAATTCGAAATCTTGGATATGAACTCGAACTCACAAAAGGTGCCAAAGAGTTCATCACTGATAAAGGATTTGATCAGAAATATGGTGCACGGCCGCTGAGGCGAGCTATCCAGAAATATGTGGAAGATCCGCTTGCTGAAGAACTACTTGGCGTGGATCATCCCGAGGGATCACTCATCAAAATTAAGATGAATAAATCCCGTGATGGCCTTGCATTCGATTGGACTGACCCGGAAACACCTGTAGCTGAAAACACGAGCGAAGATGATGAACAAAGTTCTCCTTCGGAGGAATCAGAACAGGAAGCGAAAGCCTAA
- the gpmI gene encoding 2,3-bisphosphoglycerate-independent phosphoglycerate mutase, which translates to MSKALLVILDGFGIAENPEVSAVEKASKPYFDSLIKKYPHAQLSASGEDVGLPDGQFGNSEVGHLNIGAGRIVWQELSRINKSIRDGEFFENEMLTEAFEKAREKGKIHFMGLFSDGGVHSNNEHLYALLKMAKKYDLENAFVHAFTDGRDTSPHGGAEYLKKFEKKADNIGVGKIASVIGRYYAMDRDNRWERTEKAYDLLIHGKGEEVDEASEVFEQSYENDITDEFLKPHLINTPENSRIEKGDVVVFFNIRGDRARQITKAFFQVGDIPFEMENLDLHYVTFTDYDDTFNSFAHVAFPPTRLKNTIGEFVSAKGLKQLRIAETEKYPHVTYFFNGGEETPNDGEERIMVPSPKVATYDLQPEMSAAEVGDKVVQGLKNDFSLVIVNFANPDMVGHTGDMEAAIKAVETVDEQLKKVTEAATQNGYEVLVIADHGNADCMVQPDGSAHTAHTTAPVPVVLVSERNTELKNGILADVSPTLLKIMDLEQPEEMTGTSLF; encoded by the coding sequence TTGTCTAAAGCCCTTCTTGTTATACTTGACGGTTTCGGAATTGCCGAGAATCCAGAAGTTAGTGCCGTTGAAAAGGCCAGTAAACCATATTTTGATTCTCTCATTAAGAAATATCCCCATGCACAACTCTCTGCAAGCGGAGAAGATGTAGGATTACCAGACGGCCAATTTGGAAATTCCGAGGTGGGACACCTTAATATAGGAGCCGGGCGCATTGTATGGCAGGAACTTTCCCGGATAAACAAATCCATCAGAGACGGAGAGTTTTTCGAAAATGAGATGCTGACCGAGGCTTTCGAAAAGGCCAGAGAAAAAGGAAAAATCCATTTTATGGGGCTTTTTTCGGATGGTGGAGTTCACAGTAATAATGAACACCTGTATGCCCTGCTCAAGATGGCAAAGAAATACGATCTTGAGAACGCTTTTGTCCACGCTTTTACCGATGGGCGAGATACCTCTCCCCACGGCGGTGCAGAATATTTGAAAAAGTTTGAGAAGAAAGCCGACAATATTGGCGTTGGAAAAATTGCTTCCGTTATCGGACGATATTATGCAATGGACCGCGACAACAGGTGGGAACGAACTGAGAAAGCATACGATCTTTTGATTCATGGAAAAGGAGAGGAAGTTGATGAAGCATCAGAAGTTTTTGAGCAGAGTTATGAAAACGATATAACGGATGAGTTTCTTAAACCACACTTAATAAATACACCTGAAAACAGCCGAATTGAAAAAGGCGATGTAGTTGTATTCTTCAACATTCGGGGAGATCGAGCACGGCAGATAACAAAAGCATTCTTCCAGGTTGGAGATATTCCTTTTGAAATGGAGAATCTGGACCTCCATTATGTTACTTTTACCGATTATGATGATACATTTAACTCGTTTGCTCATGTGGCCTTCCCTCCTACCCGTTTAAAAAATACAATCGGAGAGTTTGTCAGCGCAAAGGGACTAAAACAGCTTCGGATCGCCGAGACAGAGAAATACCCACACGTTACTTACTTCTTTAATGGCGGTGAGGAAACACCCAATGACGGAGAGGAACGGATTATGGTACCAAGTCCTAAAGTTGCAACCTACGACCTGCAACCTGAAATGAGCGCTGCTGAAGTTGGTGATAAAGTGGTACAGGGATTGAAAAATGATTTCAGTCTTGTCATTGTAAATTTTGCCAATCCCGATATGGTTGGACATACCGGCGATATGGAAGCCGCCATAAAAGCTGTGGAAACAGTTGATGAACAACTCAAAAAAGTAACTGAAGCAGCTACGCAAAATGGCTATGAAGTTTTGGTTATAGCCGACCACGGGAATGCTGATTGCATGGTTCAGCCAGACGGAAGTGCGCATACAGCTCATACTACAGCCCCGGTACCTGTTGTACTTGTTTCAGAAAGAAATACTGAGCTCAAGAATGGTATTCTGGCCGATGTATCCCCAACTCTTCTAAAAATAATGGATCTGGAGCAGCCAGAAGAGATGACCGGTACTTCGTTGTTTTAA
- the rpsT gene encoding 30S ribosomal protein S20, which yields MPQHKSAIKRMRQNKKRRSHNNARRSKMRTLIKKVMDSTDKEQAEKHLKDAVSLIDRLAVKNIIHPNRAARKKSQLTTHVNNLS from the coding sequence ATGCCACAGCATAAATCAGCTATCAAACGAATGCGCCAAAACAAGAAGCGCAGATCACACAACAACGCACGTCGTTCTAAAATGCGAACGCTTATAAAAAAAGTGATGGATTCTACTGACAAAGAACAAGCTGAAAAGCATTTAAAAGATGCAGTAAGCTTAATTGACAGACTGGCTGTAAAAAATATAATTCATCCGAATAGAGCAGCACGAAAAAAATCACAGCTTACTACTCACGTAAATAATCTATCGTAA
- the cmk gene encoding (d)CMP kinase produces MIIVIDGPAGSGKSSTAKKLAELLDIQYLDSGALYRALTFLWLNNDKPDLSEFFDMLPEVNLETEYRDQLFHVKVNGNDITNKIRTQRVANHVSEIAAKPEARIFVNQYMRKLVMHDTYIADGRDLGTAVFPNADLKFYMDASLEERAKRRYRELISVGSDISFEEVKINLIERDHKDSNRAADPLKKDADAILIDTTGKTFEEQLKEMTTIIRKKLKLKQ; encoded by the coding sequence ATGATCATAGTAATCGATGGGCCGGCAGGATCCGGCAAAAGTTCTACCGCAAAAAAATTAGCCGAATTGCTCGATATTCAATATCTCGATTCGGGTGCTTTATACAGAGCACTTACTTTTCTGTGGTTAAACAACGATAAACCTGATTTATCGGAGTTCTTTGACATGTTGCCGGAGGTTAACCTGGAAACCGAATATCGTGATCAACTGTTTCATGTAAAAGTGAATGGAAATGATATCACAAATAAAATTCGGACACAGCGAGTTGCAAATCATGTAAGTGAGATAGCGGCAAAACCGGAAGCCCGAATCTTCGTGAATCAATATATGAGAAAGCTTGTTATGCATGACACATATATAGCGGATGGAAGGGATCTTGGAACAGCTGTATTTCCTAACGCGGATTTGAAATTTTACATGGATGCATCATTGGAAGAACGGGCTAAGCGGCGATATCGCGAATTGATCTCTGTTGGATCTGATATTTCTTTTGAAGAAGTAAAAATTAACTTAATAGAAAGAGATCACAAAGATAGCAACAGGGCTGCCGATCCGCTCAAAAAAGATGCAGATGCAATATTAATTGATACGACCGGCAAGACATTTGAAGAACAACTGAAGGAAATGACTACTATTATCAGAAAGAAACTTAAACTAAAACAATAA
- the rpsA gene encoding 30S ribosomal protein S1 yields MTEDVNKNKEQQEEVETAVATEEEVEETTESEEAVAEEATEEEETEDRERSEESIPTFTGEVDGDTYTFDQLQAASEDYTDEEFHELAGMYENTLSEIEEKEIVTGIVVSVDEKYVIVDIGFKSEGIVQANEFSDKVLENLAPGDEVEVFLDKVEDREGQLILSRKKADILQAWENLESSYETGEVIEGYIQRRIKGGMVVDVFGIDAFLPGSQIDVRPVRDFDAYVGKTMEFQVVKLNMQVENVVVSHRALIESDLEDQRQEILETIEAGQVLEGIVKNITDFGVFIDLGGVDGLLHITDLSWGRVEHPEEIVKLDQRMNVAVIDFDEESKRVSLGLKQLQPHPWDDIFEKYPENMRVQGRVVSIADYGAFIELEKGVEGLIHISEMSWTQHIKHPSQLVQKDDIIECVILNINEDEKKISLGVKQLEKDPWEDLLDRYPIGSTHKGEIRNLTNFGVFVELEPGIDGLIHVSDLSWTEKVEHPNEVVDKGQEIEVVILAVDFDNRRITLGHKQVQENPWEKYAEEYGIGSKVEGEISKITDKGMFVKLDLGVDAFLAGSKLEEPVEDLKESFDEGDKIEGFVVEFEESSKTIELSQLEEDVKKKKPKSKKPSKKPEDVETGTPTLGEVSGLADKLAEKEKNGDN; encoded by the coding sequence ATGACAGAAGACGTAAACAAAAACAAAGAACAACAAGAAGAAGTTGAGACTGCTGTTGCAACTGAAGAGGAAGTTGAAGAAACAACCGAAAGTGAAGAAGCCGTTGCAGAAGAAGCAACCGAAGAAGAAGAAACAGAAGACAGAGAGAGATCTGAAGAATCGATACCAACCTTTACCGGCGAGGTAGATGGAGATACCTACACATTTGATCAACTCCAGGCTGCATCTGAAGATTATACAGATGAAGAGTTTCATGAGCTGGCCGGTATGTATGAGAATACACTCAGTGAAATTGAAGAAAAAGAGATTGTTACAGGAATTGTTGTTTCTGTTGATGAAAAATATGTGATCGTTGATATCGGATTTAAATCCGAAGGTATTGTTCAGGCAAACGAATTTTCAGATAAAGTATTAGAAAACCTTGCACCGGGTGATGAAGTAGAAGTTTTTCTTGATAAAGTTGAAGACAGAGAAGGTCAGTTGATCCTTTCCCGTAAAAAGGCAGACATTCTCCAGGCCTGGGAAAACCTTGAAAGCTCTTATGAAACCGGTGAAGTTATTGAGGGATATATTCAGCGGCGTATTAAAGGGGGTATGGTCGTAGATGTATTTGGAATTGACGCTTTCCTTCCCGGATCACAAATTGATGTTCGCCCTGTTCGGGACTTCGACGCGTATGTTGGCAAAACCATGGAATTCCAGGTTGTGAAGCTCAACATGCAAGTTGAAAACGTTGTTGTTTCACACAGAGCTCTTATCGAATCTGACCTTGAAGATCAGCGCCAGGAAATTCTCGAAACCATCGAAGCCGGTCAGGTTCTCGAAGGCATCGTGAAAAATATTACCGACTTTGGTGTCTTTATCGACCTTGGAGGTGTAGATGGATTATTGCACATTACAGATCTCTCATGGGGCCGTGTTGAACATCCCGAAGAGATCGTTAAACTTGATCAGCGAATGAACGTTGCTGTTATCGACTTTGATGAAGAATCGAAACGAGTTTCTCTCGGATTGAAGCAACTTCAGCCACATCCATGGGATGATATTTTTGAGAAATATCCCGAGAACATGAGAGTTCAGGGACGTGTGGTTTCCATTGCCGATTATGGTGCATTTATAGAGCTTGAGAAAGGTGTTGAAGGCTTGATTCACATTAGTGAAATGAGTTGGACTCAACATATTAAGCACCCATCACAATTGGTTCAGAAAGACGACATTATTGAATGTGTGATTCTGAATATTAACGAAGATGAGAAGAAAATTTCTCTTGGTGTGAAGCAGCTTGAGAAAGATCCCTGGGAAGATCTTCTGGACAGGTATCCAATTGGATCAACCCACAAAGGAGAAATTCGAAACCTCACTAACTTTGGTGTGTTTGTGGAGCTCGAGCCGGGAATTGACGGACTTATCCACGTTTCTGACCTGAGCTGGACTGAAAAAGTTGAGCACCCGAACGAGGTTGTCGATAAAGGGCAAGAGATTGAGGTTGTAATTCTGGCTGTTGATTTTGACAACCGGCGAATCACACTCGGACACAAGCAAGTACAGGAAAATCCGTGGGAGAAATACGCGGAAGAGTACGGAATCGGCTCAAAAGTAGAAGGCGAAATTTCCAAGATCACCGACAAAGGAATGTTTGTGAAATTGGATCTGGGCGTTGACGCTTTTCTTGCCGGAAGTAAGCTTGAAGAACCTGTTGAAGACTTGAAAGAAAGCTTCGACGAAGGCGATAAGATTGAAGGTTTTGTCGTTGAGTTTGAAGAGTCAAGCAAGACTATCGAACTTTCACAACTTGAAGAGGATGTGAAGAAGAAAAAGCCAAAATCTAAAAAACCATCCAAGAAACCTGAGGATGTTGAAACAGGAACACCTACTTTAGGTGAAGTTTCTGGATTGGCAGATAAACTTGCTGAAAAAGAGAAGAACGGCGATAACTAA
- a CDS encoding MoxR family ATPase gives MSTSVDMQALGEKIEKHSAFIDDIYSELNKVIVGQRYMIDRLLIGLLADGHVLLEGVPGLAKTLTVSSLATVINTKFQRIQFTPDLLPADLIGTLIYNQKEMKFTVKKGPIFSNIVLADEINRSPAKVQSALLEAMQERQVTIGEETFKLEVPFLVLATQNPVEQEGTYTLPEAQVDRFMLKLKIGYPSKSEELEIMRRMAKTGKKMELKHVVTPEQILEARKVINEIYVDEKVEHYIVDLIFATRNPEDYNITELDDLISFGASPRASINMNLAARAHAFMQHRAYVTPEDVRTVTLDILRHRIIPTFEAEAENITTEDIIKKILSNVQVP, from the coding sequence ATGAGTACTTCTGTTGATATGCAGGCGCTGGGTGAAAAAATTGAAAAACACAGTGCATTTATTGATGATATTTATTCTGAACTAAATAAAGTAATCGTTGGTCAACGTTACATGATTGACCGCCTCTTGATTGGACTTCTGGCCGATGGGCACGTGCTTCTTGAGGGTGTCCCGGGACTTGCAAAAACTCTTACAGTTTCTTCGCTGGCAACAGTCATTAACACAAAATTTCAGCGAATCCAGTTTACACCCGACCTTCTTCCCGCAGACTTGATCGGTACACTGATTTATAATCAGAAAGAGATGAAATTTACGGTAAAGAAAGGACCGATTTTTTCAAACATTGTTTTGGCAGATGAGATCAACCGTTCGCCGGCAAAAGTTCAAAGTGCTTTATTGGAAGCGATGCAGGAGCGGCAGGTAACTATTGGAGAAGAGACGTTTAAACTTGAAGTGCCATTTCTTGTTCTTGCCACCCAAAATCCTGTAGAGCAGGAAGGAACATACACACTGCCAGAGGCCCAGGTAGACCGGTTTATGTTAAAACTGAAAATTGGATATCCGTCTAAAAGCGAAGAACTTGAAATTATGCGGCGAATGGCCAAAACCGGGAAGAAAATGGAACTGAAGCACGTAGTAACTCCGGAACAGATCCTGGAAGCTCGAAAAGTGATCAACGAAATCTATGTAGATGAAAAAGTAGAACATTATATTGTGGATCTCATCTTCGCGACCCGAAACCCCGAAGATTACAATATCACTGAGTTGGATGATTTAATCTCCTTCGGCGCATCACCGCGTGCTTCGATTAATATGAACCTTGCTGCTCGAGCTCACGCATTTATGCAGCACCGTGCTTATGTAACCCCGGAAGACGTTAGAACAGTAACTCTTGATATTTTACGCCATAGAATTATTCCAACCTTTGAAGCGGAAGCCGAGAATATAACCACGGAAGATATCATCAAAAAAATTCTTTCTAACGTACAGGTTCCATAA
- a CDS encoding undecaprenyl-diphosphate phosphatase: MDLFQAIFLGILQGITEFLPVSSSGHLVLAQSLFGRELETGITFEIVVHFGSFCSIVLYYRKLISEILGDLFKSVTPRGLKSGLYKTNSNVKFCLFILISMVPAMIVGFTMQDNIEQLFMNPFFVSCMLIVTGTLLFSTKFVTEPQKEVNGVRSLLMGIAQAFAIIPGISRAGSTISIGLFSGMRREEVANFSFLMVLPVLAGAMLLALLDLMETGIETAAVITLVAGFFTSFISGYLALSYLVRLLKNAKFYYFSYYCWVVGIVGLIYFF, translated from the coding sequence ATGGATTTATTTCAAGCAATTTTTTTGGGGATTCTACAGGGTATTACTGAGTTTCTTCCCGTGAGCAGTTCCGGCCATCTTGTGTTAGCTCAATCGCTCTTTGGCCGAGAACTTGAAACAGGTATTACATTTGAGATTGTTGTTCACTTCGGTTCATTTTGTAGTATTGTATTATACTATCGAAAACTAATTTCCGAAATTCTCGGTGATCTGTTTAAAAGTGTTACGCCACGGGGTTTAAAAAGTGGTTTGTATAAGACTAACTCTAATGTAAAATTTTGCTTGTTTATTCTGATTAGTATGGTTCCGGCCATGATTGTAGGCTTTACGATGCAGGATAACATTGAACAACTTTTTATGAACCCGTTTTTTGTATCCTGTATGTTGATAGTGACTGGCACACTTCTATTTTCAACAAAATTTGTAACAGAACCTCAAAAAGAGGTAAACGGAGTTCGCAGCTTATTGATGGGAATAGCCCAGGCCTTTGCTATTATTCCCGGAATAAGTCGTGCTGGATCAACAATTTCGATTGGACTTTTTTCCGGAATGAGGCGAGAAGAAGTTGCCAATTTTTCTTTCTTGATGGTTTTACCTGTTCTTGCCGGTGCAATGCTGCTCGCTTTGTTAGACCTGATGGAAACTGGTATTGAAACAGCAGCTGTTATAACACTTGTAGCTGGGTTTTTTACCTCCTTTATTTCCGGTTACCTGGCTCTTAGTTATCTTGTGCGATTGTTGAAGAATGCTAAGTTCTATTATTTTTCCTACTACTGTTGGGTTGTGGGCATTGTAGGGTTGATCTATTTTTTTTAA
- a CDS encoding NADH-quinone oxidoreductase subunit J, which yields MDTFTFIFLAVLAIGSGLGMVLNKNTVNSALFLVLNMVSIAGIYLLLQAQFLALIQILVYAGAIMVLFLFVIMLLNLDDEKSLFSKVRAKYISAFLLGVVVLSLILYSLEGVVEFLPEISPDMQTAGTVEALGDVLYTDYLFAFEMTAILLTAAVVGALMIAQYKKSNNGVSE from the coding sequence ATGGATACATTTACTTTTATATTTTTAGCGGTTCTGGCTATCGGGTCGGGGTTGGGAATGGTTCTCAACAAAAACACTGTAAACAGTGCACTTTTTCTGGTACTCAACATGGTTTCCATAGCTGGGATTTACCTGTTGTTGCAAGCACAATTTCTGGCATTGATTCAAATTTTAGTGTATGCAGGTGCCATTATGGTGCTTTTTCTCTTCGTCATTATGTTGTTGAATTTGGATGATGAAAAATCACTTTTTAGTAAAGTACGCGCCAAATATATTTCAGCGTTTCTTCTTGGGGTAGTCGTTCTCAGCCTGATTCTTTACAGCCTGGAAGGTGTGGTTGAATTTCTGCCTGAAATCTCACCCGATATGCAAACGGCCGGTACAGTTGAAGCACTTGGCGATGTGCTCTACACAGATTACCTGTTTGCATTTGAAATGACTGCTATTCTGCTAACCGCAGCAGTTGTTGGTGCACTTATGATTGCGCAATACAAAAAAAGTAATAACGGAGTATCAGAATGA